From Planctomycetia bacterium:
GTCGATCGTAATCTTCACTTCGAGTTTGCCGCTCTCTTGCGGCGTCATCGTCAGCGAACGCACCAAATGCAGGTGCCCGGCCGAATAGAAGGTGTGCAAGAACTTGGTCAGTTCTTCCAGGGTCGCTTTGCCGCGCACGGAATACGGCAGGCGGTGATAGACGATCGGCCGCGGTCCTTTCGCCGTGCGCATGTTGGCCGACATCAAGAATTTCGGCGTCGCCTGCGTGGGCGGCTCGACGTTCGGCGCTTCAAAACCCGCTTCGCCGACGATCTTGCGCAGCCAGGCGCTATAAGCGGCGCGGGCCAATTCCGGATCGGACGGCAGCGCCCGCGATTCGTACTTCGCCAGCTTGGTCGCGGCCAGCTTGCCGCGCTTAATTTGATTGTCCTTTTTCGTGACATCGCCGCTCAGCCGTGTGATTTCATTGGTGCGCGCGTTGATCGAGCTGCGAACCTTGCCATACAGCCAATTGCCGGCCAGCACCGCCACGAGCGCGACCACCACCCCCATTAGTTGCTTCTCTCGCTTTTGCATTAGGGGGCCTCCACGGCCGGCAGAATGATTTCGGTGCCAAAGTCCCATTCATACGGCTTGGTCTCCGTATCGCGCGACGTGCCCAGGCTCTGCACCTGATGCCCAGCGTCGCGCAGGCCGTTCTCGACCTTCTGTACCGTGTCGAGCGATTTGACCAGGCCGTCGAACTCGATCTTCCCGCCGCCTCCCTGCTGCGACGCGAAGCGCACTTCCGTGAGCATCACGTCCTCCGGCGGCGGGAGCTTGACGGCCAGACTTTTCATTTCTTCCAGCCAGGGCACGTCGCCGGCGCGCCAGGCGTCGATTGACGTCACGCGGTCGACGACCTGCGTGTACTGATCGACCAACTTTTGCTTGGCGGCGTTTTGTCGATTCCAATCCGCGATCTGCTTGTCCAAGCTCGCTACGTACCACGAGTACCAGCCAATGCCCATCGCGATGAGCAGCGTCGCGGCCGTGGCATAGACCAGCATCCGCGGACGTTGAGACGCTTTCTCCGGCCGTCGTTTGGGTTTCAGGAAATCGATGGCGTGCGGCGTCTCACTCGCGCCGTCGAGCAACATGCCCAGAACTGGCGCGAAGCGCCCGCGGTGCGGCGTCTTGGCCATCGACAATCGCTCGGCGTTTGCCGCGCCGGCAAACGGATCGAAGACCTCGGTCGGCAGACTCAGCGATTCCGACAGGTGACGCGCGAGCTCGGCGTGTTCGTCCCCGCCGGCGTACAGCCAGACCCGCTCCACGCGACGACCGCCCAGCTGATTCTGCACCGCGCCCAGCGTACGTCGCACTTCCGCCACGAGCGGCTTGGCGAAATCGGCCGTGGCTAGAGCATCGCTGGGCAGCCGCGCGGTCCGGGTAAACACCACGCGATCCGCGATCGTCACTGTCAGGTCCAACTCGTCGGCCAGCAAATCGACGAGCAGCTGTGGTTCGCTACTGGTTTGTTGCTTCGATCGCGCCAGCAGACTCGCCGCGGCGCAGGGTCGCAGAATCAGGTGTTCTGGTTTCAGTCCGGCCGTGGCGCAAATCTCTTCGATGTGCTTCACAACGTCCGGCGGAATCGTCGCGGCCAATACCGTGCGTTGCTGATCGGCCTCGCCAGCGATGGCGACAAAGTCGAGCGGCCAGCCCTCGCCCCAGGAAGCGAATTCCCGTGGCGCCTGGAATCGCACCATCTCCGGCAGTTCTTCATCCGGCGCAGGGGGCAGATTGAACAGCTTGAGTTCAATGCTGGTCCGCCCGACCCCCACCAACGCCTTGCCGCCGCGAACGCGCCGCGCCGCCAAACCCGCCGCCAGTTGCCGGCCAATTTCCTTGGGACCCGTCGTGGGCGCAAACGGAATCGCGAACACATCCTCAATCGAGGCCTGCCCGCGCTTCTCGGTGGCCACGGCCACTCGAGCCTCACGATTGTCCCATTCGATAGCGATTAGGCGAGACATATGGAAGTAGGGGAGTAGGTGGAGTAGTAAGTAGGTGAAGTAGGTGAAGTAGGTGGCGGAGGAAGTAGGTGAAGTAGCTAGTAGGGGAAGTAGTTAGTAGGTGAAGTAGTGCCGAGCCTCGGTCTACTTGCTACTTCACCTACTAACTACTTCCCCTACTCTCCCGCTCATTGCGCGAACCCGCGCCCCAGGTGGGTCAGGTCTCTCCAGAATACTACGCCCGGGGTCCCGGAGGTAGCGTCAATAATGGCTTCGGCGCGCGCAGTGGGGCCGCCGTTTTCGAAGTAACCCAGCACTTGCACGCGGTAGACGGCGCCTCCGCAGGTCACGAGCGGCATCAATTCCTTCATTTCGTCGAGGGTCACCATCCCCTTGGTCAACAACCAAGTCTCGTGCCGGAACTCCGGCTCGTTTTCGGTCGGTTCCGGGGTCCGATCGGCGATGATGTTCTCCACCACGTCCGGCGTCAGACCCGGGATGCCCAACAGCAGCGTGCGCGGGGCCTGGTTGATGTTGATCCGTCCCCGGATCGCCGGCTCCTTGACCACGGTCACGGCGTCCATCAGTTGCGGCAGGTAGGTGGCGATCAGCCCCGGGTTGTCCGGAAACGGCGTATCGATGATGGTCGCCTGGTTCGTCATCGGGTTGGTGACTTGCGTGTATTTGCCGATCAGATCGAGCACCTGGCTAAAGGTGTATTTCGGCTCGATTTCGAAATCCGGCGCTTGGCTCCCAACCTTCTGCGGCGGCGTCGGCGGCGGCCCTTCCAGCTCCATGGGCCCGTTCTGCCGGAACACGATGATAAAGTTCGCCCATTCGTCGTCGAACTTTTCTTTAAGCTGCCCGTGCAGGACTTCCAGATCCGTCTCATTGAGATTGATTCGCGGCGTGCCGTCGGATTGCAGATTCGTCTCGGCGCTGTAGAGCGTGAGATAGGCCGCCCAGCCGCAGGTCATCGAACCGTCCGAGTTATCCACG
This genomic window contains:
- a CDS encoding type II secretion system protein GspK, producing MKRTPSRRALVLIVVMVVIAMLSLAGFTYGELMFGEHEAAVLHGKALQARVLSDSGIDLVKSVLMEDPALIEENGGLYDNAGRFQGVLAMDETTGEEPGRFSVVAPRVDQGVLSGVRYGLENESAKLNLNEILLADLIEADGARNLLMSLPGMTEDVADAILDWIDEDDDQREFGAEADFYSGMSPPYGPKNGPLDTVEELLLVRGVTPWLLFGGDVNRNFTLEASEEVYVGNSGVDNSDGSMTCGWAAYLTLYSAETNLQSDGTPRINLNETDLEVLHGQLKEKFDDEWANFIIVFRQNGPMELEGPPPTPPQKVGSQAPDFEIEPKYTFSQVLDLIGKYTQVTNPMTNQATIIDTPFPDNPGLIATYLPQLMDAVTVVKEPAIRGRININQAPRTLLLGIPGLTPDVVENIIADRTPEPTENEPEFRHETWLLTKGMVTLDEMKELMPLVTCGGAVYRVQVLGYFENGGPTARAEAIIDATSGTPGVVFWRDLTHLGRGFAQ